The genomic segment atggaactatcaggggggaaagcgctaagccattacgactatatagcacttacaaggggtcaggataaggattagggatgggaggaTAGAGGAAAGGATGGAAGGTGGGGAGGAATAGGTTAGTGGGAGGGAAGAGGGCTGAAGGGGGTTAAGGACGGAACGGTATAACACTGAAGGAAAGGGGGATGGAAGAGAAAGAATAAATTGTGTGTCCTTGGATATCAAAGACAGATGACGTCATCTAAATACATCAAGTCGAACTCAATTCCTGAATTCAGGAACTGAGTTCCAATTCGAACTGAATTATACAGTTTTCATACACAAAATACTTTTTTAATTGTCGACGCAGTAGCTGAAGATACAGATACAGCATGAAAGACTACAAATTCTGAGCATATACAGTAAGAAAAACGATGGTAATATCAAATACAGCCCAAAGCGGAAAAATACAGTACCGAGTTCATATAAAATCCACTGCAAATACAGCTGCATTTTacgtaccttaccttaccttgataccTACAGATAGTTTAACGTAGTTAACGTAGAAGCAAGTTAACGTAGTTAACAGGGTAGTAGTTAAGATAGTTAACGTAGAAGCAATATGGTGTATGGCCAAGTTAACCTGACCTGGTTTTAGGAGCGTGAAAATCAACTTTTCCGGTATTCAGGTCACTGAATATTACCTGATGATGATACCGCCTAAGCTCACAGCAGGCTACCTGGAAAACATCGGTGGCTTATTGCGCCATCTGGAAACGCCCTTGCATGCATCTCATTGCAACATTCTCTACCGTCGcactggcttggcgctttctcctgagcgCCTTACCCTACCTCTTTGCGCCTATTGGTTGAAAACATATATAGTGTCTTAGGCTGTTTCAGACTCTTAATGTTAAACAAGCCACTAGAAATACTGTGGCTAGAAAGTGGTTTAATACTCAAGAAAATCGACGAAGCGGCTCAGAGACTTATAAACTCAGAGTTTCACAGTCTCACAGTCTCTCAAGTTCACAGTCTCTCAAGCTCACAGTATCTCTAGCTCACAGTCTCTCAAGCTCACAGTATCTCAAGCTCACAGTCTCTCAAGCTCACAGTATCTCAAGCTCACAGTCTCTCAAGCTCACAGTATCTCAAGCTCACAGTCTCTCAAGCTCACAGTATCTCAAGCTCACAGTATCTCAAGCTCACAGTCTCTCAAGCTCACAGTCTCTCAAGCTCACAGTCTCTCAAGCTCACAGTCTCTCAAGTTCACAGTCTCTCAAGCTCACAGTATCTCAAGCTCACAGTATCTCAAGCTCACAGTATCTCAAGCTCACAGTATCTCAAGCTCACAGTATCTCAAGCTCACAGTATCTCAAGCTCACAGTATCTCAAGCTCACAGTATCTCAAGCTCACAGTATCTCAAGCTCACAGTCTCTCAAGCTCACAGTATCTCAAGCTCACAGTATCTCTAGCTCACAGTCTCTCAAGCTCACAGTATCTCAAGCTCACAGTCTCTCAAGCTCACAGTCTCTCAAGCTCACAGTATCTCAAGCTCACAGTCTCTCAAGTTCACAGTCTCTCAAGCTCACAGTATCTCAAGCTCACAGTCTCTCAAGCTCACAGTATCTCAAGCTCACAGTCTCTCAAGCTCACAGTATCTCAAGCTCACAGTATCTCAAGCTCACAGTCTCTCAAGCTCACAGTCTCTCAAGCTCACAGTATCTCAAGCTCACAGTCTCTCAAGCTCAGAAAATCACTGTTTAACAGTCGCACAAACCCCTACAGACTCTAAAAAAAAATCCCTTGAATTGTTTGACACTGGACGATATACTGCCTGATATACTATCGTCAGATAGTATATCAGGCAGTATCTTAGTATACTGTATAGTATACTAAGATACCTATAACAATCTCAAATTCAATTTATTTTCCAATAATACATATTCTTATTAAGTGAAACTCGGTTAGTTTTTTTGACATTAGAAATATTAGAAATCAAAGTCTTCAATCGGAATTCCTTCACGATAACAAATCTTTCACGATAACAAATCTTGTTATCGTGAAAGGAATACTTTACTCAACATACTTTAATGTCGAGTATGGTAAATCTTGGCTATTGGAACCTTAACTGAAAAGGATAGTATTTAAGATAAAGTTAAGACAACACGTGTTGAAGGATAGTGAAgtgattatcaggagaaagcgctataagccatt from the Procambarus clarkii isolate CNS0578487 chromosome 69, FALCON_Pclarkii_2.0, whole genome shotgun sequence genome contains:
- the LOC138355886 gene encoding serine-rich adhesin for platelets-like; amino-acid sequence: MRKNYTRHQERKKTNCELSALQALKNIICKIDSKNLIIGIVNNAIAAQNKGFRISFSLKFTVSQAHSISSSQSLKLTVSQAHSLSSSQYLKLTVSQAHSISSSQSLKLTVSQAHSISSSQSLKLTVSQAHSLSSSQSLKFTVSQAHSISSSQYLKLTVSQAHSISSSQYLKLTVSQAHSISSSQYLKLTVSQAHSLSSSQYLKLTVSLAHSLSSSQYLKLTVSQAHSLSSSQYLKLTVSQVHSLSSSQYLKLTVSQAHSISSSQSLKLTVSQAHSISSSQSLKLTVSQAHSISSSQSLKLRKSLFNSRTNPYRL